The Methanofervidicoccus abyssi genome includes a region encoding these proteins:
- the ilvD gene encoding dihydroxy-acid dehydratase yields the protein MISDRVKMEINRAPHRSLLKACGYTDGEIDKPFIGVVNSYTEVVPGHIHLRTLAEAVKKGIYANGGTAFEFNTMAICDGIAMGHEGMRYSLPSREIIADTVESMAKAHGFDGLVLIPSCDKIVPGMIMGALRLNIPFIVVTGGPMLPGEIRGRRYDLISVFESVGAYKAGKIDEEELREIEDYACPGPGSCAGLFTANTMACITEALGLSLPMCATTHAVDAQKIRICKRSGEIVVDLVRKNIKPTDILTKESFENAILVDLALGGSTNTTLHIPAIASEIERELITLNDFDRLSEEVPHIASIRPNGEHFMLDLHRAGGIPAVLKVLEDKIRDAKTVSGKTIKEIIREVKYIDHRIIRPIDKPVHKEAGLRILRGNLAPRGAVVKISAVDPKMYRHEGPARVFNSEEEALEAILGGEIEEGDVIVIRYEGPAGGPGMKEMLAPTSAICGMGLDDKVALITDGRFSGGSRGPCIGHVSPEAMAGGPIAVVEDGDIISIDMIGKSLQLKIPEEEIKERLLRWKRPEPKVKSGYLARYSRLVTSADEGAILKF from the coding sequence TTGATCAGCGATAGGGTAAAAATGGAGATAAATAGAGCTCCCCATAGGAGTCTGTTAAAGGCCTGTGGTTATACTGATGGAGAAATAGATAAACCATTTATTGGAGTGGTTAACAGTTATACGGAGGTTGTACCTGGACATATACACTTAAGAACTCTTGCAGAGGCTGTTAAGAAGGGTATATATGCAAATGGAGGTACTGCCTTTGAGTTTAATACCATGGCCATCTGTGACGGTATTGCCATGGGACATGAAGGGATGAGATACTCCTTACCTTCAAGGGAGATTATTGCAGACACTGTAGAGAGTATGGCTAAAGCCCATGGTTTTGATGGGTTGGTACTTATTCCTTCCTGTGATAAGATAGTGCCTGGCATGATAATGGGAGCACTGAGACTGAATATTCCCTTTATAGTCGTTACTGGAGGTCCTATGCTTCCTGGAGAGATCCGTGGAAGAAGATACGATTTAATAAGTGTATTTGAAAGTGTAGGGGCTTATAAAGCTGGGAAGATAGATGAAGAGGAGTTAAGGGAGATAGAAGATTATGCCTGTCCCGGCCCTGGAAGCTGTGCAGGGCTATTTACAGCAAACACCATGGCATGTATAACTGAGGCGTTGGGATTATCTTTACCGATGTGTGCCACAACTCACGCCGTAGATGCCCAGAAGATAAGGATATGTAAGAGGAGTGGAGAGATAGTAGTAGATCTAGTGAGGAAAAATATAAAACCCACAGATATCCTTACAAAGGAATCCTTTGAGAATGCCATACTTGTAGATCTGGCACTGGGGGGCTCCACAAATACAACGTTACATATCCCTGCAATTGCAAGTGAGATAGAGAGGGAACTTATAACCTTAAATGACTTCGACAGGTTAAGTGAGGAGGTGCCCCACATAGCTTCCATTAGGCCCAATGGAGAGCACTTTATGTTAGATCTACACAGGGCTGGAGGTATCCCCGCAGTGCTGAAGGTACTTGAGGATAAGATAAGGGATGCTAAAACTGTAAGTGGGAAGACTATAAAGGAAATCATAAGAGAGGTTAAATATATAGATCATAGAATAATAAGGCCTATAGATAAACCTGTACATAAGGAGGCAGGTTTAAGAATATTAAGGGGGAATCTAGCCCCAAGGGGTGCTGTAGTTAAGATCAGTGCAGTTGATCCAAAGATGTACAGACATGAGGGACCTGCAAGGGTATTCAACTCTGAGGAGGAAGCTTTAGAGGCGATACTTGGAGGGGAAATAGAGGAAGGAGATGTAATAGTCATAAGATACGAAGGTCCTGCAGGGGGTCCTGGAATGAAGGAGATGTTAGCTCCAACATCTGCAATATGTGGTATGGGGTTGGATGATAAAGTTGCTCTTATCACAGATGGTAGATTCAGTGGAGGTAGTAGAGGTCCCTGTATAGGTCACGTATCTCCAGAGGCCATGGCTGGAGGGCCTATTGCTGTGGTAGAAGATGGGGATATTATATCCATAGATATGATAGGTAAAAGTCTCCAGTTGAAGATACCTGAAGAAGAAATAAAAGAGAGGCTCTTAAGATGGAAGAGGCCAGAACCAAAGGTTAAAAGTGGATACTTGGCAAGGTATTCTAGATTAGTTACTTCGGCAGATGAAGGAGCAATATTGAAGTTTTAA
- a CDS encoding DUF126 domain-containing protein, with the protein MDYVEIMGRSISKGVVEGEALVSHKPISFLGDINKEGIVTDRESDIYGKSIKEKILVFPTGKGSTVGSYVIYSLGKRGILKGIVNRECEPIVATGAILGRIPLVDKIDISKIDTGDWIVLDGNKGIVKIYKRN; encoded by the coding sequence ATGGATTACGTTGAAATTATGGGAAGATCTATATCAAAGGGCGTAGTTGAAGGTGAAGCATTGGTATCACATAAACCCATATCTTTCTTGGGAGATATAAATAAAGAAGGCATCGTAACCGATAGAGAGAGTGATATATATGGTAAAAGTATAAAAGAGAAAATATTAGTCTTTCCAACTGGTAAAGGTAGTACTGTAGGATCTTATGTTATCTACTCCCTTGGAAAAAGAGGTATATTAAAGGGAATAGTAAACAGAGAGTGTGAACCTATAGTGGCAACTGGGGCGATACTGGGTAGGATTCCCTTAGTAGATAAGATAGATATCTCCAAGATAGATACTGGAGATTGGATAGTCTTAGATGGAAACAAAGGGATAGTTAAAATATACAAAAGAAATTAA
- the hisA gene encoding 1-(5-phosphoribosyl)-5-[(5-phosphoribosylamino)methylideneamino]imidazole-4-carboxamide isomerase translates to MIIIPAVDIKDRKCVQLIQGDPKKKLVELEDPLKVAERWVDEGAEMIHVVDLDRAIYQRDTNVDIVKEIVSTLEVPVQVGGGIRSVEDGIDLIDAGAYRVILGTSAVKNPKIVEELSKEVGKKRVMVALDSKEGKVVIKGWKERTEYSPVDIGKILEKKGAGSILFTDVDVEGLLRGVKIETVKILVDELNIPVVASGGVSTYEDIIKLKDIGVEGIVIGSALYKNLLNLKKCIEISKGG, encoded by the coding sequence ATGATCATCATTCCAGCAGTAGATATTAAAGATAGAAAGTGTGTCCAACTTATACAGGGAGATCCTAAGAAGAAACTTGTGGAATTAGAGGACCCTCTAAAGGTAGCAGAGAGATGGGTAGATGAAGGGGCAGAGATGATCCATGTAGTAGATTTAGATAGAGCTATATATCAGAGAGATACCAACGTAGATATAGTTAAGGAGATAGTAAGTACCTTAGAGGTGCCTGTGCAAGTAGGTGGTGGTATAAGATCTGTAGAAGATGGAATAGATCTCATAGATGCTGGGGCTTACAGAGTCATCTTAGGTACTTCTGCAGTGAAGAATCCAAAGATCGTGGAGGAACTCTCTAAGGAGGTAGGTAAGAAAAGAGTAATGGTTGCACTAGATTCTAAAGAAGGAAAGGTAGTTATAAAGGGATGGAAGGAGAGGACTGAATACTCTCCAGTAGATATTGGTAAGATATTAGAGAAAAAAGGAGCAGGAAGTATTCTATTTACAGATGTAGATGTTGAGGGGTTACTTAGAGGGGTAAAGATCGAGACTGTTAAGATCTTAGTAGATGAGTTAAATATTCCAGTTGTAGCATCCGGTGGAGTCAGTACCTACGAGGATATCATTAAACTGAAAGATATTGGAGTTGAAGGTATAGTTATAGGATCTGCACTATATAAAAACTTACTGAATCTTAAGAAGTGTATCGAGATCTCTAAAGGTGGTTAG
- a CDS encoding carbohydrate kinase family protein has translation MNSEDKKKIITVGHIALDYIFNVERFPEPNTSIQIPSVKRYYGGAACNVAVAVAKLGLQSGIVSCVGYDFINTGYSSYLKSLNIDVSDIYHSDEEETPKAWIFTDPKNNQITFFLWGAAKHYKELKPPNFDGDIVHLATGDPDFNVRCVDTAKKEGKVISFDPGQDLPLYSKENMEYIVNNVDFVFMNIHEYRRTLKLLEINEEDFRKMVSTLVVTLGERGSIIYSKDKEIKIPPIPTKVEDPTGAGDGHRAGFLTAYLKGYNLKDCGLVASAVASFIVEKRGCQTNLPTWKDVIERLKKKGYTIGKDKG, from the coding sequence ATGAACTCTGAAGATAAGAAAAAGATAATTACCGTTGGCCATATAGCCCTTGACTATATCTTCAATGTTGAAAGATTTCCTGAACCAAACACCTCCATTCAGATACCTTCTGTTAAGAGATACTATGGAGGTGCTGCCTGTAATGTGGCTGTGGCAGTTGCTAAGTTAGGACTTCAATCTGGTATAGTCTCCTGTGTAGGATACGACTTTATAAACACTGGTTACAGTTCCTATCTAAAGAGTCTCAATATAGATGTCTCTGATATCTATCATTCAGATGAAGAAGAAACCCCTAAGGCCTGGATATTCACGGATCCAAAGAACAATCAGATAACTTTCTTCCTATGGGGAGCGGCTAAGCACTACAAGGAATTAAAACCTCCAAACTTTGACGGAGATATAGTACATTTAGCTACAGGTGATCCAGATTTCAATGTAAGATGTGTCGATACTGCGAAGAAGGAAGGTAAAGTGATATCCTTTGATCCTGGACAGGATCTGCCTCTCTATTCTAAGGAAAATATGGAGTATATTGTAAATAATGTAGACTTTGTATTTATGAATATCCATGAATACAGGAGGACTCTTAAACTGTTGGAGATAAATGAAGAAGATTTCAGGAAGATGGTATCTACCTTAGTAGTAACTCTTGGAGAAAGGGGAAGTATTATATACAGTAAGGATAAAGAGATAAAAATACCTCCAATACCTACAAAGGTTGAAGATCCTACGGGAGCTGGAGATGGTCACAGGGCTGGATTTCTAACTGCCTATCTGAAAGGCTACAATCTCAAGGATTGTGGTCTTGTAGCTTCTGCAGTAGCTTCCTTTATAGTTGAAAAAAGAGGATGTCAGACAAACCTTCCTACCTGGAAGGATGTTATAGAGAGGTTGAAAAAAAAGGGATATACTATTGGAAAGGATAAAGGTTAA
- a CDS encoding MarC family protein, whose protein sequence is MGYINLFIYSFTSLFIIMNPIGLAPLFYIWTVNNTEKEVIHILKRTTVVVILTLLIFGFFGKYIFNFFGITINSFKVIGGLLILKISWDMLHAKMSKIKQTQKEKEEMSQLEDIAVVPLGIPLLAGPGSITTTIILMEHATGILDKLIIVISIFLATGVSVFILYISEKIVMVLRTSGINAVVRIMGLILGAISIEIIWSGLVGMFSSLIGK, encoded by the coding sequence ATGGGATATATTAATCTTTTTATATACTCCTTTACATCACTCTTTATAATAATGAACCCTATAGGTTTAGCACCTCTCTTTTATATATGGACGGTCAATAACACAGAAAAAGAGGTAATACATATACTAAAGAGAACCACAGTTGTTGTAATACTAACTCTCTTAATATTTGGATTCTTTGGGAAGTATATATTCAATTTTTTTGGAATTACTATAAACTCTTTTAAGGTTATTGGAGGGTTATTGATATTAAAAATATCTTGGGATATGCTCCATGCCAAGATGTCCAAGATTAAACAGACACAGAAGGAAAAAGAAGAGATGTCACAGTTAGAGGATATTGCAGTAGTGCCTTTAGGTATTCCTCTACTTGCAGGCCCTGGAAGTATAACGACTACTATTATACTTATGGAACACGCCACTGGGATATTAGATAAGTTAATTATAGTGATCTCTATCTTCCTAGCTACTGGGGTATCCGTATTTATACTCTATATATCCGAGAAAATAGTAATGGTTCTAAGAACTTCAGGAATAAACGCTGTCGTAAGAATTATGGGATTAATATTAGGGGCTATTTCTATTGAAATAATATGGAGTGGTTTAGTAGGAATGTTTTCATCGCTAATAGGAAAATAA